A stretch of the Sutcliffiella horikoshii genome encodes the following:
- a CDS encoding bifunctional diguanylate cyclase/phosphodiesterase gives MVNHINNIKKGDFGTTTPIKQNDEIGDLHKSINELSISLLELKEKEKELNFHRSYDPVTGMPNRSHLYEKLMHLKAENKANFIIMLDIHGFKILNDIYGEKAGDEILTIVGRKIEKISAPHFVARVSSDEFSVVTKNIKKEQEIHTLVRKIKDSLAKPIYVKGEEMRIDMAVGVSKCLEEDFEGSLTQATLAMIEAKKKGRGQVEFYRHSMTEAQSEQMKVEKRLFHAVNNQEIYLEYQPKVSLISGQVIGVEALARWNDPFLGKVPPNRFIPIAEETGMITALSKHLLLEACFQAKSWNEKGKFIPISVNLSPVLFNLYPRMDMFIEEVLTETQLNPGLLEIEITEGVLLTRNSVDILQKICNLGVTISVDDFGTGYSSLGYLKDFPIHTLKIDKSFVQMIKEDRSDRELAESILFLGKSLGLQVVAEGVETKEQLQFLIDSGCDAVQGYYVSRPLVIGDFLKFLEADYRVSV, from the coding sequence TTTCGGGACAACAACTCCCATTAAACAAAATGATGAAATAGGAGACCTGCATAAGAGTATCAATGAGTTGTCTATATCGTTATTAGAATTAAAGGAAAAGGAAAAGGAATTAAACTTTCACCGTTCTTATGACCCCGTTACAGGAATGCCAAATAGGTCGCACCTTTATGAAAAGTTAATGCATTTAAAAGCAGAAAATAAGGCAAATTTTATTATCATGTTAGATATACATGGCTTTAAAATTCTAAACGATATATACGGAGAGAAGGCAGGGGACGAAATACTAACTATAGTTGGTAGAAAAATAGAGAAGATCTCTGCTCCTCATTTTGTAGCTAGGGTAAGTAGTGATGAATTTTCTGTTGTAACTAAAAACATAAAGAAAGAACAGGAAATACACACACTTGTCCGTAAGATAAAGGATTCACTTGCCAAACCTATCTATGTAAAAGGAGAAGAAATGAGAATAGATATGGCTGTAGGTGTTAGTAAATGCTTGGAAGAAGATTTTGAAGGGAGTCTTACTCAGGCTACTCTTGCTATGATTGAAGCTAAAAAGAAGGGGAGAGGGCAAGTGGAGTTTTATCGCCATTCCATGACAGAAGCACAATCCGAACAAATGAAAGTAGAAAAACGGCTTTTCCATGCAGTTAATAACCAAGAGATTTACCTTGAGTATCAACCTAAAGTGTCATTAATTAGCGGACAGGTAATAGGAGTGGAAGCATTAGCAAGATGGAATGATCCATTCCTCGGAAAAGTCCCACCCAACCGGTTTATTCCTATTGCTGAGGAGACTGGTATGATTACTGCCCTCTCTAAACATTTGCTGTTAGAAGCATGTTTTCAAGCAAAGTCTTGGAATGAAAAAGGTAAATTCATTCCGATTTCTGTTAACTTATCTCCTGTCCTCTTTAACTTGTATCCGAGAATGGATATGTTCATCGAAGAGGTGTTAACGGAAACGCAATTGAACCCTGGGTTATTAGAAATTGAGATTACGGAAGGGGTATTATTAACAAGGAACAGCGTGGATATCCTGCAAAAGATATGTAATTTAGGAGTGACAATATCTGTGGACGATTTCGGGACCGGGTACTCATCGCTAGGTTACTTAAAAGATTTCCCTATCCATACTTTAAAGATAGATAAATCTTTTGTTCAAATGATAAAGGAGGACCGGTCAGACCGAGAATTAGCAGAGTCCATATTATTCCTTGGCAAAAGCTTAGGGCTCCAGGTGGTAGCAGAGGGGGTAGAAACTAAGGAACAGCTCCAATTTCTTATAGATAGTGGTTGCGATGCTGTCCAAGGTTATTATGTAAGTAGACCATTAGTTATTGGAGATTTCCTGAAATTTCTTGAAGCGGATTATAGAGTATCTGTATAA